A stretch of Macrobrachium rosenbergii isolate ZJJX-2024 chromosome 12, ASM4041242v1, whole genome shotgun sequence DNA encodes these proteins:
- the LOC136844417 gene encoding uncharacterized protein produces the protein MSPSNSSSSSGGTSNSKKGQTRYKGLFSHQMAPTSRAYLILFSFFCGVLMITTGSVFYHVITMRPMSGMHPMHTPPLPLACTLIVGGILTVLASFGIAWKYGFDDGDDSLEDDLAPFSKEDVLDEQYQSISKEGPPV, from the exons ATGTCTCCATCGAACAGCTCTTCTTCCTCGGGCGGGACGTCCAACAGCAAGAAGGGCCAGACGCGGTACAAGGGGCTCTTCTCTCACCAGATGGCCCCAACGTCGCGGGCCTACCTcattctcttcagtttcttctgcGGGGTACTCATGATCACGACGGGGTCGGTCTTCTACCACGTCATCACCATGAGGCCCATGAGCGGGATGCACCCCATGCACACGCCGCCCCTTCCTCTCGCTTGCACCCTCATCGTGGGCGGCATCCTCACGGTCCTGGCCAGCTTCGGCATCGCTTGGAA GTACGGGTTCGACGACGGCGATGATTCCTTAGAGGACGACCTGGCCCCCTTCAGCAAAGAGGATGTGCTTGACgagcagtaccagtccatttcaAAAGAAG